A genomic window from Salvia miltiorrhiza cultivar Shanhuang (shh) chromosome 5, IMPLAD_Smil_shh, whole genome shotgun sequence includes:
- the LOC130985755 gene encoding pentatricopeptide repeat-containing protein At1g61870, mitochondrial-like — MALRRRFQSLTLQHRRLFSSSDTNTLRGCGKEQTRAALAALRFEENPERILDLCRSVALTPESHLDRIVFSKAISKLKELNHHDGIRAFIQESMNQPGNRSERYAAHCIILYGQAGLISDALNLFDKMPEIGIERSVKTLNSLLFSCLLGREYGQMRRIIWEFPRKYGLEPNLETYNTLLKGICSSGGAMESHSILAEMERKGIKPSKQTFASVIEGLYSEEHLDDVGKMLHLMKRYDMSPGIGIYNVRIQSLCKLGRLAEAKALLDGILSNGMKPNCRTYGHLIYGFCRQHKLDAAKSLYAEMVGKDLKAEAECLFTLVYYLCQGKDFEGALSICNDSIANGWFPNVTTMSMLVRGLASINKLHEARRIIELLKNRFRRKAQVWDQIEMELPKPTDD, encoded by the coding sequence ATGGCACTGCGTCGCAGATTCCAATCACTGACGCTCCAACACCGCCGCCTATTCTCCAGCTCAGACACCAACACCCTACGCGGCTGCGGCAAAGAGCAAACGCGCGCCGCCCTCGCGGCCCTCCGATTCGAGGAAAACCCTGAACGCATCCTCGACCTCTGCCGGTCCGTCGCCCTGACGCCGGAGTCGCACCTCGACCGCATCGTATTCtccaaagccatctccaaactCAAGGAACTCAACCACCATGACGGCATCCGCGCCTTCATCCAAGAGTCCATGAACCAACCCGGCAATCGCTCCGAGCGTTACGCCGCGCACTGCATCATTCTATACGGCCAGGCCGGCCTCATCAGCGACGCCCTCAACCTGTTCGACAAAATGCCCGAGATAGGGATCGAGAGAAGCGTGAAAACTCTCAACTCACTGCTCTTCTCGTGCCTCCTCGGCCGCGAATACGGGCAGATGAGGCGGATCATCTGGGAGTTCCCGAGAAAGTACGGGCTGGAGCCCAACCTGGAAACGTACAACACCCTTTTGAAGGGGATATGCAGCTCCGGCGGGGCGATGGAATCGCACTCTATACTGGCGGAGATGGAGAGGAAGGGCATAAAACCGAGCAAGCAAACATTCGCGAGCGTGATCGAGGGGCTATACAGCGAGGAGCACTTGGACGACGTGGGGAAGATGCTGCATTTGATGAAGCGCTACGATATGTCTCCCGGGATAGGCATCTACAACGTCAGGATTCAGAGCTTGTGCAAGCTCGGGAGGTTGGCCGAGGCCAAGGCCTTGCTTGATGGAATTCTGTCCAATGGTATGAAACCGAATTGCCGTACTTACGGCCATCTCATCTACGGCTTCTGCCGCCAACACAAGCTCGACGCGGCCAAGAGTTTGTACGCTGAGATGGTGGGTAAGGATTTGAAGGCGGAAGCTGAGTGTCTTTTCACGTTGGTGTATTATCTGTGTCAGGGAAAAGATTTCGAGGGCGCGTTGAGCATCTGTAACGACTCTATTGCCAACGGTTGGTTCCCCAACGTTACAACCATGAGCATGCTTGTGCGAGGGCTGGCCTCCATAAACAAGCTTCATGAAGCCCGCCGAATTATTGAACTTCTCAAAAACAGATTCCGCAGAAAAGCCCAAGTTTGGGATCAAATTGAAATGGAATTGCCAAAGCCAACAGATGATTGA
- the LOC130985764 gene encoding cardiolipin synthase (CMP-forming), mitochondrial, translating to MAIFRSLKALISQSSRKLSNPDPSRTFFSLSLASASPISSPYSLPTNGYIRRHFLFRSRLLFPVRGPLFLFNPPWKLSQSSTPLLLQSDIVLNFLKLRAINLLHQPAFRYNLGHNSPRLFNENLNEEFRKVAEVGASSGDDAIRDSYLNLPNFISFSRMLSGPLLGWMIVHDMYSYAFVGLAVSGATDWLDGYVARKMRINSVVGSYLDPLADKVLIVSVALAMVDKGLLHPGLVGLVVLRDIALVTGAAYIRASSLNWKWDGWRDFVNLDGAHAQKVKPLFISKVNTVLQLVLVAAALLQPGFGSEETQLYIQYLSWLVASTTVASSAAYGVQHWRNGAKRIKLRS from the exons ATGGCCATCTTCAGATCACTCAAAGCCCTAATTTCTCAATCTTCGAGGAAACTATCCAATCCCGATCCTTCTAGAACgttcttctccctctctctcgcctCCGCTTCCCCAATTTCATCTCCATATTCGTTGCCCACTAACGGTTACATCCGCCGCCACTTTCTGTTTCGGTCGAGGTTACTCTTTCCGGTGAGGGGGCCTCTCTTCCTCTTCAATCCTCCGTGGAAGCTCTCCCAGTCCTCCACCCCTCTCCTCTTACAATCCGACATCGTCCTCAATTTCTTGAAACTACGTGCAATAAATTTACTTCATCAACCGGCATTTAGGTACAATCTTGGGCATAATTCTCCGAGGCTATTTAATGAGAACCTTAACGAGGAATTTAGAAAAGTTGCAGAGGTTGGAGCTAGTAGTGGCGACGACGCGATCAGAGACAGTTACTTGAATCTCCCTAATTTTATTTCCTTTAGTCGGATGCTTTCCGGTCCATTGCTTGGATG GATGATTGTACATGATATGTATTCCTATGCATTTGTTGGGCTTGCTGTTTCTGGAGCAACTGATTGG ttagaTGGCTATGTGGCTAGAAAAATGAGAATCAATTCTGTTGTTGGGTCCTACCTTGATCCTCTTGCGGACAAG GTTTTAATTGTATCTGTTGCTCTGGCAATGGTGGATAAAGGACTTTTACATC CTGGATTGGTCGGACTTGTTGTGTTGCGCGATATTGCTCTTGTCACTGGTGCGGCCTATATAAGAGCTAGCAGTTTGAATTGGAAG TGGGATGGTTGGCGTGACTTCGTCAACCTTGATGGGGCTCATGCCCAAAAGGTCAAGCCCCTTTTCATCAGCAAG GTTAACACAGTTCTGCAGCTGGTTCTAGTTGCAGCAGCTCTACTTCAACCTGGATTTGGAAGTGAAGAAACTCAACTTTATATCCAATATTTGAG CTGGTTGGTAGCTTCTACAACAGTTGCTTCAAGTGCAGCGTATGGGGTACAACACTGGAGAAACGGGGCAAAACGGATAAAGCTCCGATCGTGA